The DNA sequence caagaatactagTTGTAgtaaatgctgacaaggatgtggaagaaaatgtacactcatatattATTATTGGTGGGATGTCAAATTAGTAAAATCAACTTGAAAAGCtgtttgttttcatatcttggctattgtgaataatgttgtaATAAACACAATAAtgcagatatatttaaaaatactgattttattttcttatatacctagaagtgaaATCACTGGATCTTttagtagttctatttttcagttttgaataccttttatagttttccataaaaactgtaccaatttacattccctctaaaattggAGATGGATTCCTTTttgcccacatcctcaccaaaacctGGTAGAGTTTCAACACATTTGTATAATTAAAACCTGAACGACTATGGAGAAGGTTTTCATCATTCAAAAATTTTCTACATGCCCATTTTCCATGAATACACTCCAAGAGATGTAACCATTGCTCTGTTACACATCACCACAGATTAGTGTTGCatgaactttttttaaacattttttttagttgtagataaacacaatacctttattttatttatttacttttatgtggtatgaggatcaaacccagtgcctcacatgagttggcaagtgctctaacactgagctataaccccaatcTACATGACCTTAACTTCATATAAGTCAGAATAATATTCTTTTAGTCAGGATTTTTAATTAGCATaacatttagttttgttttgcctttgaaTAGACCATTTACAGCATTTTATTCAGGTTCATCCATTCCATTCAATAATATGCCATATTTTTCTCAGCACCACTAATACTATTGTCATTATTATCTCTCTTTGGAGAGacccaagctttcaaaaaaaatggtatattttCATAATGTTTAACTTCATGattaaaattagttttctttaCCAAAAATCAACATTTTGATCCAAGAAACAAATATTAAGATATACAGAAATTCATCTTCACTAGAAACAGTTCATAGCCATAATCTTTCAGGGCTATGCTATTTCTTTGGGCTAATTTTTGGAGAGGAAAGTGGGtgttttatcataaatatttgtttactatGAAGACCAGCTCTGCTGTACCATAAAAGAGAAATGAGGTCTTGTTCCTGAACAAAAAGCAGGTGTTTTTCCAGAAATTGACCCTAATGGATTATAGAGGTGACAAAGTCATTCTAGAAGAGTAAGGGGACAGAGTCAATGAAACCTTCCACCCAGCAGTCAGCAGTAATAAAGTACAGCCAAGTGAATGGGAGAGGTAGTAACTAGCTGGACAAATGTTGgtttagaatatttaaagaaaaaatgtttgtgtgCTTATCTAAGCCAGAGCTGGGGAAGACACTTAGATATTACCGAAAAGTGACAGAATAGAAAACTGTGTGACAGATACAAATTTCCTAGCAGAAGATACATATAGAAAGGTGGTACAATAAGTCATTGGCAGTCAAGTGTCTTTTTGAGATGAAGGATTATTGAATGTGCTCTACAGTTTTTACAAGGAAATTGAAGTGGTACTGCACAAGTGAAAAGtgaaattctgatttattttctttttgcaataaATACTGGTAGAGCACCTATGGGCAAGGCAGTAAGACAGGTTCTAAGATGTGTTCCTGACTTAGAGGAATCTAATAGTCACGATCAGACCACAAGCACACTACATACAGAGCACTGCTTCCTAGGGGCCATGCAACCAAATGAAGAGAAGCATCAGTTCTGTTTGGCAAGGAAGGACTTCTCCAAATATCCTCAGTTCTCAGTATGGTCttcgtgcctcacacatgagaccCTAATTGTTCAGCCTATCCCATTATAAGAATTTGTTTGTCCTTCTTATCTTTCTAGGTAGTTTGAGAAATGGAAGAATAAGAGGATAAGATCACATTTCATAGGTGCCTATGTGGAGTTGATGGGTTGTAGAAATGTCACTTAATCTTGGTCCAGAAAGATAGAAAAAGTCTTGGAAAAGGGAAACTAAGGTGATGGAGATGTGAGTAAAATGTGTTCATCAGAGGGAAGAATCAAGGTATGCCAACAAGCAAATATATTATGTATCTGGGGACAACAGGAGCCTAGATTAGTTACAAAGAAGAACTTTGCTTAGACAGCAGTGGTGGTGATTAAGTTGAAAACTAATAATAGATAATAATGTCACTTAAGTACCAGGGTAGGTGTCTGGCTTTTATATTACATCAAGGAGGAAAATATGCAGGTTCGAGAGCAAGGgagtgacttatttttaaaatgacttagaaaagattcattttttggtaaaatgaaatgcaaaaaagtCTGAAATTAAGAGACTTCTGTCATGGTCTAAATGGAGAGAAGGGCATCAGACTAGAGTAAAATcaatgagaataggaaaggtgttataaagaagtaaaagaacTTGGCTATCACATCCAGTAATggacagaagaggaaaaaaagtccaAAATAATTCCTAGATTTTTAGCCCAGATGATGTGAAGAGCACCAACAACCATGAACTTTGAGAAGATGGATCCCTCTGATATCAGGCTCCTGATACTACatacattaaaatgtattaacCTCTTCCTATATGCTTGATGATATTTTTCTAATTGACAGAGGAAACTTTTGTAGATTTTCTTGCTTCAAATGTTAAAATGGACtcatacaattaaaatattagaaatcttTTATCTCAGCTAAGAGATTTCAGTGAGTTGACCCTTAAAGTCACATGAAATGCACCTATATTTCTCACACTTACTCTTTGCACTTTAATGCCCCAgggatttattttatatcctttaaatatttcaagtttaTTCCATCATTATACATAACTCTGAGCCCCATTGCCTACAATAGTATCTGAGAAATGAGAGGTACCCAATGAAAAacagtatttgttaaataaacatgAATTCTGGCCAGAATTCCCCAGCtggatttcttattaaaaaatctattaacAAATTACATGTCGAACCAATAattttttcatggaaatttttACTTCCTGGTTTCGAAGGGTATAAATCATGGGATTCATCACTGGAAAGATGACTGTGTGGAAGAAAGAAACCACTTTGTCAGCGGGTAAGGCTCTGAACGGCCGAGTGTAGATGAAGATGGCAGGCCCAAACATAAGAAGTATAATAATGACATGAGTGGTGCAAGTGGACATGGCCTTGCTCTTCCCCTCAGAAGCTGATCTATGAACGTGACAGAGGATGATGCCATAGGAGGCCAGAAGGCCCAGGAAGCACAACAGGGTCATTAGGCCACTGTTGAAGACCATCAGGAGCTCCACCACAAAGGTGTCAGTGCAGGCCAGCTTGATGACCTGTGGCACATCACAGAAGAAGTTGTCCAGCTGGTTTGGGCCACAGAAGGGCAGGCGGAGGATGAGGGCCACCTGGATAATGGAGTGGATAAAGCCTCCCAGCCACAGAGCCAGCAGCATCACATAGCAGGCTCTAGGGCTCATGACAGTTGAGTAGTGCAAAGGCCGGCAGATGGCGATGTAGCGGTCAAAGGCCATGACAACCAGGAGCAGCCCCTCTCCACCTCCAAGGAAGTGCAAGAAGAAGAGCTGGGTGATGCAGCCTCTGTAGGAGATCACCTTCTTCTCAGAGAGGAAGTCCACCAACATCCTGGGAGCCACAATGAAGGAGTAGGAGGCATCCAGGAAGGCCAAGTTGCCCAGGAAGAAGTAGAGGGGGGCTGAGAGCCCAGGGTCTGACCTGATGGTGAGGATGATGAGGAAGTTCCCAGGGAGGATGATGAGGTAGAAAATTAAGATCAGTACAAAGACCAAAAGCTGAATCTCTTGAGACTGGGTCAGACCAAGGAGGATGAATTCAGTCACCACTGTTCCATTTTCCATCTCCATCTTCTCTCCCTGTAGAACATCAGGAAATGGAGAGATATTTTCCATATCTTCCATCTAGATTATAACTCTTCCTCAACTAAAGGTAGGATTTTCCACATCTATATAAACCACCTCTCTGCATAACCTAAGACATCTCTTCTACCCTTAATGCAGCCATATTTCATAACTGACAACACCTTGGCCCTGAAGCCATACCCTATCATCTGCTTCAGTCCTGTGCTTCTATTCAATGGCTCTCTCCTAGGAGACTCCAGTATACCACTGCTTTGGGTTTGTTACTGATTTCCATgagcatatgaaaatatttatgattgaaaAAACATTTAGCCCCAATTATTGAAGTCTTCAGGTTTTTATTTGAATGGGGAATGGAATAGGGAGTGACATCAATGAGGAATGATAACACTTTTTATATGACAAAAGATGTTCTATATCTCAAATACATTATATAAGACTCCTTTAATATATAATTCTAATAAATTTCCATATATGGTCAAAATTGAGAATCATAAAAGTACTTTATATCACATAGGCACACATATATCCATGTAAAAGCATGTACACCACCCCCAACACTAAAGACACAAACATAtcctaaagcaaaataaaacacaaagatttacattttgaaccatcaaaagaaatttttgcatttccttttttctcttcttttttttctactatggCCATTTATTGACCATATATTTCTCAAAAGTACTTTTGTGCATAAAACCCACtattagaaaaggaaatttgaaatCCCTTTCTACTTAATCTTAAAGTTGAATTCATCTTCAACATTATTATGAACTTGGTTATTTCAAACTCTTTCAAAAATTAAGGGTATGTGTAGATCATAGGAGAAACTTTCAAGTGTCTCTGGGTTTAGGTACTGCAGATTCTCTCACTGTGCCTTGCTTTATTCCCTGTCATCCACCTCTATTCTCCTATTGACTTCTTGACATATGTGACTCATTCCAATTAACATTTTGATTCCCTGTGTTCCCTCTGTATTTTCTATGCTCCTTTGTGGTACCTGCCATTCTCACTGCATGCTCATCACAGATTCAGAAACTGAAGATGCATGTTCATAAGGTGGACTTTCCTCTAGGGAAAATGAAGCAAGTCCCTGAAAGATAAAAGCACAGAAATCTCTGCAAAGACAAGTTTTTCTGCTCTAACTATATTAAGAGAGGAACTGCTATCAGTGAAATTTGAACTAGAAACCTGAATGCTTGCTGTTATCTCTACACCATAATTGTCATTCCAGCTGAGACAAAAATTCATAGACCCCGGTAATGCAGGAGCAGTGCAAGGGCACAGTGAGAGATGGAGCAGGGACATCTAAAGGCTATGCTAGGCACTGATCATGCCTGGAGTCTAGGATGTTGGTAGAAAGTTCATGCAGCAGGCATTTGAGGCCttgatccccacacagcacagACACTAACTCTCccacttttcttctttatatttcctcATTGCATCTTAAAAAAGTTTCTGTTATTATATTTAACTCCTTTATCACCAAATATTTCTTCACTTTCTTCAGTTATACTTTTATCTTTGAGTtgacttcttttcttctcttatctGTCCTCAATTCCCCTTGTGGTTTCTCTCTGCTGTATCTCACTTATATTCattctccttattttcttttgatttctccaTATTCCATTAGTTTGCAATATTCttcactctttccttttctctgctcATCTCTCCTTTATTAGGTCCTATGCTTCCTTTGCCATTAATGCTGAGAAACCTCACtattattttgaagcaagttCTTTCACTTGCTTTGAACATAAAGTTCTTTCACTCCATTTACTCTATGAACTAAGCATTTAATTCCTATTTCAGTACTAGATCATTTTACTTGAACAGAATCCTTCAAATGTACTGTaaccactttttaatttttccccttcCCACAGatattttgtaattaattttaataaaaatgagattttttaccTTTATGCTTTAAAGAAATTTCTCATTAAACCACACTACGAGCAAAAATAGgtttagaaaactttccaaaataaGAGTACGACAGCTATTAATATGTGCTGTGTAGTCTGTAACTCATTGGCAGATAAAATTACTAGGTTCagtatattctgagaaatgcagaTACAGTTAAAGAACATCATCAATATTTGACTGATAACAATGTTGCTGATGGCTCTAAAAAGTACTACATAATTATATGGAATTATTAGTTCCTACAGttctttaatgtcattttttctAAGCAAAGAAATGCacatcatagaaaaaaaaaaaaacctcccgtTTGGACATCTGTCTCAGTTTAAGTTCTTAGTCCtgcaattttttaaacataagataTTGGAATGGTCCTCAACTTCCTTAGCCTGAGCTTTTTCACATCTTACTGTGTTGATTTGGGAATTAAATCATATGGGGATGATGTTAATAAGTAGGATATGCATGTCTGATTCAACTAAAATTAAaccaggaaaaaatatacattttaagttTCTAAGAAACAAATTGTGATACTGGTTATCTGTCCCTATCTTTGGAGAGTAACTGCATGAATCTAAgagattacaaaataaaattttttggaGATTTCACTTCATCCAATTGTCAAAACCCCAGATTAGTGTATGCTAGATCCATTTGTAAAAGAACAACTTCTTATTCCAGCAGAGTATGAGGACCAGCTCAGAGCTAGTCTTCTGCAAAATCATGAAGTTGATGAATATATTTTTGGCAACCCTCAGCCCAGCTTTTCTTTACTAATTACAGTTCCCATCCCCTCACTTGTTTCAGTTAATATACGCAAATTTATGAGTATGTGTTAACAATAACAAGGCAagtgatattttaataaagtctATGTAACcccaataaaataattctaaatatcatGAGAAACTAGAGCTATATTATCAAGAATAGGTAAAAGATGCTGCTATATTAATAAATTCAGATTGCACATAGTCTATTTCtgctataatttttatctttgtgttcaaagccagcagaTGTCCCACCTGAAGAGTTGCAATGTCTGTTTCCATTTATTCCCTTTTTATTCCTTATAAATATGAAGAGTGACAAGAAAATTTGCCTCTAACAATCCAACTGTGTTCTCATACAGCAGACATCACCCGCTTCTGAGGGAAGGGATGATAACTGATTGTACCCACCTTTGTTCTTACATCTCTCTTTTCAAAGAGCCTTGTACTCCTTGAAACACCCTACTAATTTATGGTAGAGAATGTGCCTTGGGAATTTGAAGGTTAATAAACCTGCAGAGGACTTTCAAAGGGAATTGTTAGAATGCCAACAAGATATAGTCAAAGAATGAGACACGAGAGATATTAGACGTAAGTACTCAAATATACATGAGTTAAGGATCTACTCTGTCACTTAGTTCTAAATTCAACATCCCATCAGTGACAGAAATTACAGAAAGGCAAGAATATTTGTTAGGTCTGTGTGTGTAGAAAGCCAACacagatgattttatttcttacattacatttaaaaagagtgaaaaattaCACAATTGATAGGAACTTCTTATTATAAGAAAAAGGAAGTTATGTGGCCCAGTAAGAAGTAAGTATGCTTGATTCAATATATTCCTGGTgacaagagagagacagaaaataaatcttGTTATTTCTGTTGGGAAAGATTTATCAGATTATTTTAGAAACTAAAACTATGAATCAGGCTGTATGATAGTGTCAACACTGCAACATTGAACAAGACAAGAATGGTCCCTGTTCCTAGTGGGAAGGGTTACAGACATAAGCAAACATACcagagagaaaacatgcaatcaTAATAAGTGCTGTgataaaatttaagagaaatagtgcTGGAAAGATATTGCAAAGTGACTGCTCTTTTAGGTGAGCTGACCAGGCCTGGGCATTTCTGAGGAGGTAACATTTATGGAGAGCTAAATGACTGGAACAAGCCAACTTTCTGAAGATCCCAAGGATGTTTTACTATGGCTGGTAAAAGGCCATGAAGCAGAAAGTGACAGTgcattaaaagaagaaaggaagccaGTGTGGTAAGACTGGAGTGGCCAAATGGGCTTAAAGTATAAAGCAAGATATAGAAGGAGGGCCACATATAGACCAGAAGGCAGTTTGTCATTATTCTTTGTGAGATGTGATAATCAAAGGCATTCCTTTAGCTaatttacatgtttaaaatattattctggtAACCATGTGAAGAATGGGTTTTAGAAGCCAAAGAATAGAGTCaaggaactgtttttttttttttttttagagtatataaagaattttattttattttattttattttttttattggtcgttcataacattacatagttcttaatacatcatattacacggtttgattcacgtggattatgaactcccccttttatcccgtatacaaattgctgtatcacatcagtttcccttccattgattgacatattgcctttctagtgtctgatgtattctgatgtctgtcctattctctactatcccccctcccctcccctcccctcccctcccctccccttttctctctctaccccttctactgtaaatcatttcttccatttgtattatcttgtcttacccctcctttcctcttgtatgacattttgtatatccctgaggatcgccttccatttccatgcaatttcccttctcactccctttccctcccacctctcatccctgtttaatgtaaatcttcttctcaatctcttcatccctaccctgtccttgtttactccccttatatcaaaggagtcatttggtatttgttttttaaagattgactagcttcacttagcataatctgctctaatgccatccatttccctccaaattctatgatt is a window from the Urocitellus parryii isolate mUroPar1 chromosome 6, mUroPar1.hap1, whole genome shotgun sequence genome containing:
- the LOC113199148 gene encoding olfactory receptor 4N4C; its protein translation is MEMENGTVVTEFILLGLTQSQEIQLLVFVLILIFYLIILPGNFLIILTIRSDPGLSAPLYFFLGNLAFLDASYSFIVAPRMLVDFLSEKKVISYRGCITQLFFLHFLGGGEGLLLVVMAFDRYIAICRPLHYSTVMSPRACYVMLLALWLGGFIHSIIQVALILRLPFCGPNQLDNFFCDVPQVIKLACTDTFVVELLMVFNSGLMTLLCFLGLLASYGIILCHVHRSASEGKSKAMSTCTTHVIIILLMFGPAIFIYTRPFRALPADKVVSFFHTVIFPVMNPMIYTLRNQEVKISMKKLLVRHVIC